In a genomic window of Mageeibacillus indolicus UPII9-5:
- a CDS encoding InlB B-repeat-containing protein has translation MNKYLRKIAAVLSLTLVLTSFDCTALRAVNTAEINAVSKNFNEMTQQGDANKSDQAKPAQPNAAEPNADKADGAAKNQSATKQGEGKAEADKANTKALSKPQPKYIIAEPVKKTGARSKRSIRESGSVSDARQGLLADLSAYRDNHVQVPLGLEQAADGGMDRAAYEDRSENGMDRSTPEAGSTTGTPQLGGANKADKNSANSSIKFGSEPDGKNVGLEKGEKPDPKITEPEGAYLNRHLPLQARYLGDPTDPDTANEQVKNEAPPSTYSYKMHFVLRRVIQRKGEQDQYKYVEFHKPYQITVGKYPDKKHPVDGIKYKLPIKDGYKNPVPYHGDLKMFEEQAKNTDEDKKPKQITSNAVAEIEFRHGNDVQLEASDNGRKGNIYYVKKLAELQPEKKTTAEKDAEGKNQKLREEIFIYEPKEACLTLEYEFQSQGDSTKFETSPKGGSREVPSSIGADYAPKGDDMLPETKPGDDFSDDVKNGFEPANKDIHILVPETDKCGDFRVKLRLLRKNSQCIFDVAADKAEKVPTRQFAFGQTITLPKKEPKYEGYKFLGWEPDCDVYEYDVSGSRVKPVFDHKAKSDSREEIKKKLRDGLSDEEKKINGKVMDDEAQVNFALMKASKDDASAKEKGLLKEYKDTLLGNKDVTNAMPAKKITFKAHWVMNTSAKYTYSYWLEKPEDPQGDNFADKYVYLYSEPSEHDEATFTLFTPPNWDSNLPTSRPPWMKKLKDKTDKIISDANNDKSKKTNFYEWDKLKKDLYNRARFDDFFEYDEKATAEANKGMYVTGDGRADCKIIFKRRRYTVVFTTNPYKDNPRLPYSLTFRSKEKDKLGNPILLPKDSKEGTEYTFNTPKDSKVDTLPDKIPELNEEERKTAPYQFTARFGQTLYNVWPNPYENCTFKEPGNDENFDFRFIGWLPIASKYSGYFDSPPYVLSYDMLYVQRENVNKEGAHYYKCDRKGNVVKEETGINNEKLPSVISFYPDTTTESNMRPFISALKVQGLDGKLSAKKTEKFRTLYLRGDVTNSAKNFPKPNLIGFTAVANVTEAEKSVNEPISGDTSEIPTKSLDMDKINDMVDYVLDPSGTEDDEKKSLEEDYGEILNKDYLEKICLFLVKVKRLIDEMDPDDDEIKEEDKKIQEEGILSVIKKNKDGEYESSFPTLDNLGDFGDIAYLQYYYARNRYPITIKNVKKDITQNTFYDDSLLHALYSKDAKTGKEKPLVDDEKDRPDNDDKIQPGWVFDGYTFDEQNKLRIDQPGYTMPDNPITVFAKWMDPQVYDLTIDLQGGHFDKLPEQSELTDYPFNDTFYKAEANQIRVNTKDGEKAVPVDKLKDCDPYSVDNITYRIKSGKNVLPFTEVPTKPGYLFLGWEAVRYELNDKKEIQRKDGKPIEDKSYWDNYKAHEFFSFNNPMAEPMGIRAMWLPINYVPVYFEHHFFDKDNNEIGSPINVSEADLLKYIKSKDVKAFPQGLKGVVEINSNGQPGSNMAAMAVYEGKDWVLLNSEELATVYEKNYGGDLPPEITNKFIQNKFVLDREDGNHNLLTPSPNIFKFYYHTFARRVYYKTYNCVDDSGEGSSGTDPRYQIMREPEKEKNDNFDYDVINYKPIHGYKLYKSDPNDQEAMQQVARFKDVDGHLVINDDKEDGNNFKFKYKDYRVLVRNSENAKTPNGYHRVIFELDKNMKFVTNYEGAFNGITKGSKLKDIVDGQGKNKTISDLLGMGDELDYRAIDADKVCNRRYIVDVADGVDDANIPLPPIHPVRYLPVSLLWIDQKGLNFYSHKLYESTPGEIEEEDLEKTLDEAVPPQPEPERKLSFSNEYKVNVELTPKNKGTEPTKKLTLMPKNLNDKGDYKDQPRWVKIEDIPASQDLICQRVSGSPRKDANGALPEPKALTDGTLARNENADNAKLEEDAVKCLHDKDCPDRASNAEGHKGEGRWNVEEPAMNKLELTDFADLQVICEEKVTPEEPTPADQQGKVPDWQKKPYKNKTIKAFAKGSDEATGTQPGQCGQPAPGGQLTPGTQPTPGVQPTPGTQPAPGTQPDQGTAPAAGQPDSCKQCDLDSNSSKFEDDKLPPRIWTKAFLDKLKEIDGQPHDIFEWSASEEGAQEQTDGVEKGIFVEHKVLVNNKESTRLFEVELFGSTETELFVVNSEVPTIDVEVQKYWYGKYGQPLDFNTLSVGSAANPKPLTMEMRFMDPRILLKPQTVDLTAANKWHDWIRNVRLKFRRTSPRTYDYELHEVGDSGGTLSYGGKKFDAIYIGRCLDGFKVINREQTYGFPPVVAICDCARMGMNKAYTAANRAYTAVSEAAGKAGNYIKRQVGKLFGGNGRQTETNGQGGCSSCHLD, from the coding sequence ATGAATAAATATCTACGTAAAATTGCCGCCGTGCTCAGTTTGACTCTTGTGCTTACTTCTTTTGATTGCACAGCTTTGCGAGCTGTTAATACGGCCGAAATAAATGCGGTGAGCAAAAATTTTAATGAAATGACTCAGCAGGGCGATGCGAATAAGTCTGACCAGGCGAAACCTGCGCAACCGAATGCAGCGGAACCTAACGCAGACAAAGCTGATGGAGCGGCAAAAAATCAATCTGCAACAAAGCAGGGTGAAGGCAAGGCGGAAGCGGATAAAGCAAATACTAAGGCTCTCTCTAAGCCGCAACCAAAATATATAATTGCTGAACCGGTAAAAAAAACGGGTGCCCGGAGTAAACGCTCCATCCGCGAGTCAGGCAGCGTTTCCGATGCACGGCAAGGATTGTTAGCTGACCTCAGTGCCTATCGTGATAATCATGTACAAGTACCGCTCGGGCTAGAGCAAGCGGCAGACGGTGGTATGGATCGTGCTGCTTACGAAGATCGCTCCGAAAATGGCATGGATCGTTCAACCCCTGAGGCAGGAAGTACGACAGGCACTCCTCAGCTTGGCGGCGCCAATAAGGCTGACAAAAATAGTGCCAACAGCTCAATAAAGTTCGGTTCGGAGCCGGACGGAAAAAATGTTGGCTTGGAAAAAGGCGAAAAACCGGATCCGAAGATCACGGAACCGGAAGGCGCTTACCTCAACCGCCATCTGCCGTTGCAAGCGCGTTATTTAGGCGATCCGACCGATCCGGATACAGCTAATGAACAGGTGAAAAACGAAGCACCTCCGTCGACTTACAGCTATAAGATGCATTTTGTGCTGAGACGTGTAATACAACGCAAAGGTGAACAAGATCAATATAAGTATGTCGAGTTCCATAAGCCTTACCAAATTACCGTGGGTAAATATCCCGATAAGAAACATCCAGTAGATGGTATAAAATACAAATTGCCGATCAAAGACGGTTATAAAAATCCTGTCCCATATCATGGGGATCTGAAGATGTTCGAAGAGCAGGCCAAAAATACGGACGAAGATAAAAAACCCAAGCAGATTACCTCTAATGCAGTTGCGGAAATTGAATTCAGACATGGTAACGATGTTCAGCTCGAAGCTAGTGATAACGGCAGAAAGGGCAATATATACTACGTGAAAAAATTGGCCGAGCTTCAACCAGAGAAGAAAACAACAGCTGAAAAAGATGCCGAAGGAAAAAACCAGAAACTGCGTGAAGAAATCTTCATCTACGAGCCTAAGGAAGCTTGCCTAACTCTTGAATACGAATTTCAGTCACAAGGAGATTCAACTAAATTTGAAACATCGCCCAAGGGTGGTAGTCGGGAAGTGCCATCAAGTATTGGAGCGGATTATGCTCCGAAAGGTGACGATATGTTACCTGAAACAAAACCTGGCGATGATTTTTCGGATGACGTTAAGAATGGATTTGAACCGGCGAACAAGGACATCCACATTCTCGTTCCTGAAACAGATAAATGCGGCGATTTTAGGGTAAAACTGCGTCTGCTGCGTAAAAACTCTCAATGCATATTTGATGTTGCGGCAGATAAGGCAGAAAAAGTACCGACACGGCAATTTGCATTCGGGCAAACAATTACGCTCCCGAAAAAAGAACCTAAATATGAGGGCTACAAGTTCTTAGGCTGGGAGCCCGATTGTGATGTATACGAGTATGATGTTTCCGGAAGTCGAGTAAAGCCTGTTTTTGACCATAAAGCCAAAAGTGATAGCCGTGAGGAGATTAAAAAGAAGTTACGTGACGGCCTCAGTGACGAAGAAAAAAAGATCAACGGTAAAGTGATGGATGATGAGGCTCAAGTCAATTTTGCTCTAATGAAAGCGAGCAAGGACGACGCAAGTGCAAAAGAAAAGGGCTTGCTTAAAGAATATAAGGACACTCTTCTGGGAAATAAAGACGTCACCAATGCCATGCCGGCGAAGAAGATAACTTTCAAGGCGCACTGGGTGATGAACACTTCGGCTAAATACACCTACAGTTACTGGCTGGAAAAACCGGAAGACCCGCAAGGGGATAACTTTGCCGATAAATATGTGTATCTGTATTCGGAGCCTAGTGAGCATGATGAAGCAACTTTTACTTTGTTCACTCCTCCCAACTGGGATTCCAACCTTCCCACCTCTCGGCCCCCTTGGATGAAAAAGCTTAAGGATAAAACAGATAAAATTATATCGGATGCCAATAATGACAAGTCTAAAAAAACTAATTTTTATGAATGGGACAAATTAAAAAAAGATCTGTACAATCGAGCAAGGTTCGATGACTTCTTTGAGTACGATGAAAAGGCGACTGCGGAAGCAAACAAAGGCATGTACGTAACGGGTGATGGCCGTGCGGACTGCAAGATTATCTTCAAGCGGCGGCGCTATACGGTGGTGTTTACGACCAATCCTTATAAAGACAATCCCAGGCTTCCGTATTCATTGACTTTTAGAAGTAAGGAAAAGGACAAGCTGGGCAACCCTATACTTTTGCCTAAGGATTCGAAGGAGGGAACTGAGTATACTTTCAACACGCCTAAGGATAGCAAAGTGGATACATTGCCGGATAAAATACCGGAGCTGAATGAGGAGGAACGCAAGACCGCACCTTATCAGTTTACGGCGCGTTTCGGCCAAACGCTTTACAATGTGTGGCCTAATCCCTATGAGAACTGCACTTTTAAAGAACCAGGCAATGATGAAAATTTTGATTTTAGATTCATAGGGTGGTTACCTATTGCATCTAAGTATTCGGGATACTTTGACTCGCCCCCGTATGTTCTTTCCTACGATATGCTATATGTACAGCGAGAAAATGTTAACAAAGAGGGTGCGCATTACTATAAATGCGATCGTAAGGGCAATGTTGTTAAAGAGGAGACGGGGATAAATAACGAAAAATTACCTTCAGTTATTTCTTTTTATCCGGATACTACTACGGAAAGCAATATGAGACCGTTTATAAGTGCCCTAAAAGTTCAGGGCTTGGACGGTAAATTGTCTGCTAAAAAAACAGAAAAATTTAGAACTTTGTATCTCAGAGGTGACGTGACAAATAGCGCTAAAAATTTTCCTAAGCCGAATCTGATTGGGTTTACTGCGGTAGCTAATGTAACAGAGGCCGAGAAAAGCGTTAATGAACCCATAAGTGGGGATACATCTGAAATTCCTACAAAGTCTTTGGATATGGATAAAATTAATGATATGGTTGATTATGTTCTAGATCCTAGCGGAACTGAAGATGATGAAAAGAAATCTCTAGAGGAAGATTACGGGGAAATTTTAAATAAGGATTATCTAGAGAAAATTTGTTTGTTTTTAGTTAAAGTTAAGAGGCTAATTGACGAGATGGACCCAGACGACGATGAAATAAAGGAGGAAGATAAAAAAATTCAAGAAGAGGGTATTTTGTCGGTGATTAAAAAAAATAAAGATGGTGAATATGAGTCATCTTTTCCTACTCTTGATAATTTGGGTGATTTTGGTGATATCGCTTATTTACAGTACTACTACGCCCGCAACCGCTACCCCATCACGATAAAAAATGTCAAGAAGGACATAACCCAGAACACTTTTTATGATGACAGCCTTCTCCATGCCTTGTATTCAAAGGATGCCAAGACTGGAAAAGAAAAACCGCTAGTCGATGATGAAAAAGATCGCCCGGACAACGACGACAAAATACAGCCAGGCTGGGTGTTCGACGGCTACACTTTTGATGAGCAAAACAAACTCCGCATTGATCAACCCGGCTACACCATGCCCGACAACCCGATTACCGTCTTTGCCAAATGGATGGATCCTCAAGTCTACGACTTGACGATTGACTTACAAGGCGGCCATTTTGATAAGTTGCCAGAACAAAGTGAGTTGACCGATTATCCATTCAATGATACTTTCTACAAGGCCGAAGCCAACCAAATTAGAGTGAATACCAAAGATGGTGAGAAGGCTGTCCCGGTTGACAAACTGAAGGATTGCGATCCGTATAGTGTAGATAACATAACCTACCGCATCAAATCCGGCAAAAACGTCCTCCCGTTTACCGAAGTCCCAACTAAGCCTGGCTACCTATTCCTCGGTTGGGAGGCGGTTCGCTATGAGCTTAACGACAAAAAAGAAATACAAAGGAAGGACGGCAAGCCGATAGAAGATAAGTCATATTGGGATAACTACAAAGCGCATGAATTTTTCTCTTTCAACAACCCGATGGCTGAACCTATGGGCATCCGCGCCATGTGGCTTCCTATAAACTATGTCCCAGTGTATTTTGAGCACCACTTCTTTGACAAGGACAATAACGAAATCGGTAGCCCGATAAATGTTTCAGAAGCGGATTTGCTCAAGTACATTAAGTCAAAAGATGTCAAGGCTTTCCCGCAAGGATTGAAAGGTGTTGTCGAGATTAATAGCAACGGTCAACCGGGATCTAACATGGCGGCTATGGCTGTCTACGAAGGCAAAGACTGGGTTTTGCTCAACTCAGAGGAATTGGCTACAGTCTATGAAAAGAATTATGGTGGAGATCTTCCACCCGAAATTACCAATAAATTTATTCAGAACAAATTTGTCTTGGATAGGGAGGACGGTAATCATAACCTCTTGACACCGAGCCCCAACATCTTTAAGTTCTACTATCACACGTTCGCGCGGCGTGTCTACTACAAGACTTACAATTGCGTCGATGACAGCGGTGAAGGCAGCAGTGGCACTGACCCAAGATACCAGATTATGCGTGAACCTGAAAAGGAAAAAAATGACAACTTCGACTATGATGTCATCAATTACAAACCGATTCACGGCTATAAGTTGTACAAATCCGACCCGAATGATCAGGAAGCTATGCAACAGGTAGCTAGGTTTAAGGACGTTGATGGCCATTTGGTGATCAATGATGATAAAGAAGACGGCAATAATTTCAAATTTAAGTACAAGGATTACCGGGTGTTGGTGCGCAATTCTGAAAATGCTAAAACGCCTAACGGCTACCACCGTGTTATCTTTGAGTTGGACAAAAATATGAAATTTGTGACCAACTATGAGGGTGCGTTTAACGGCATTACCAAAGGCAGTAAGCTAAAAGATATTGTTGATGGGCAGGGTAAAAACAAAACCATTTCCGATCTTCTCGGTATGGGGGATGAGTTGGATTATCGCGCGATAGATGCTGATAAAGTATGCAATCGTCGCTACATTGTCGATGTGGCCGACGGCGTTGATGATGCCAATATTCCATTGCCGCCCATCCATCCGGTTCGTTATCTGCCGGTGTCCTTGCTTTGGATCGATCAAAAAGGCCTTAATTTCTATAGCCACAAGCTGTATGAAAGCACTCCCGGTGAAATCGAGGAGGAAGACTTGGAAAAGACTTTGGATGAGGCAGTACCGCCGCAACCGGAGCCGGAAAGAAAGCTTTCATTCTCGAACGAATATAAAGTTAATGTTGAACTCACGCCGAAGAATAAAGGCACAGAACCGACAAAGAAGCTTACCCTGATGCCTAAAAATTTAAATGACAAAGGCGACTATAAGGATCAGCCGCGCTGGGTAAAGATTGAGGACATTCCGGCCAGCCAGGATCTTATTTGCCAGCGGGTCAGCGGCAGTCCGCGTAAGGATGCGAATGGCGCTTTGCCGGAACCGAAAGCACTCACAGATGGAACTTTGGCGAGAAATGAAAATGCAGATAATGCAAAATTAGAAGAAGATGCCGTGAAATGTTTGCACGATAAAGATTGCCCCGATCGTGCAAGTAATGCCGAGGGTCACAAAGGCGAGGGTAGATGGAATGTTGAAGAACCTGCAATGAATAAGCTGGAACTGACCGACTTTGCGGATTTGCAGGTAATTTGTGAAGAGAAGGTAACGCCTGAAGAACCAACACCGGCAGATCAACAGGGCAAAGTGCCGGATTGGCAAAAAAAGCCATACAAAAATAAGACAATTAAAGCTTTTGCTAAGGGCTCTGACGAAGCCACCGGTACACAACCAGGTCAGTGTGGACAGCCGGCACCGGGCGGACAGCTGACTCCGGGTACACAGCCTACACCGGGTGTACAGCCGACTCCGGGTACCCAACCTGCTCCCGGTACACAACCAGACCAAGGCACTGCCCCGGCTGCTGGGCAACCAGACTCTTGCAAGCAGTGCGACTTGGATAGTAACAGTTCAAAATTTGAAGATGACAAACTGCCACCCCGTATTTGGACCAAGGCCTTCCTGGATAAACTGAAAGAAATTGACGGCCAACCCCACGATATCTTCGAATGGTCTGCTTCTGAAGAAGGCGCACAAGAACAAACCGACGGAGTGGAGAAGGGCATTTTCGTCGAACACAAGGTTTTAGTCAATAATAAAGAAAGCACACGACTCTTCGAGGTCGAGCTGTTTGGCAGCACCGAAACTGAACTCTTCGTGGTCAACAGTGAAGTGCCGACCATTGATGTAGAAGTGCAGAAGTATTGGTATGGTAAGTACGGTCAGCCGCTCGATTTCAACACCCTGTCCGTAGGCTCGGCGGCCAATCCAAAGCCGTTGACGATGGAAATGCGCTTCATGGATCCGCGGATTTTGCTGAAACCCCAGACGGTAGATCTGACTGCTGCCAACAAATGGCACGATTGGATAAGAAATGTTCGTCTGAAATTCCGGCGCACCAGCCCACGCACCTATGATTACGAGTTGCACGAAGTCGGCGATTCCGGCGGAACGCTCAGCTATGGCGGCAAGAAATTTGACGCAATCTATATCGGGCGCTGCCTCGATGGCTTCAAGGTGATCAACCGCGAACAGACCTATGGCTTCCCACCGGTTGTAGCGATTTGCGACTGTGCCAGAATGGGCATGAACAAGGCTTATACGGCGGCCAACAGAGCCTATACGGCCGTAAGCGAAGCGGCCGGCAAAGCCGGCAACTACATTAAACGCCAAGTCGGGAAATTGTTTGGCGGAAACGGTAGGCAGACTGAAACGAATGGACAGGGCGGCTGCTCGTCCTGCCATTTGGATTGA